Proteins from a genomic interval of Capsicum annuum cultivar UCD-10X-F1 chromosome 4, UCD10Xv1.1, whole genome shotgun sequence:
- the LOC107853498 gene encoding uncharacterized oxidoreductase At4g09670, whose protein sequence is MAESSPARFGILCCAEIARKVSRAIALTPNATISAIGSRTIEKATAFAKENGYPSTTKVYGSYEAVLDDPEVDVAYIPLPTSMHVKWAVLAAQKKKHVLLEKPVALNVKELDAILEECESNGVQYMDATMWMHHPRTAIMKEFLSDSQRFGQLKWVHSTYTFLGNSEFLKNDIRVKADLDGLGALGDAGWYTICAILWATDYELPKTVTALRGPEWNEAGVILSCGASLNWKDGKVASFYCSFLTNTAMDIVVSGTKGNLRVHDFVIPFQENVAPFYTVEGSRFGELAISIQPAPSEQQVRIDLPQEAFMIKEFSNLVGNIKEKGCKPDHKWPTISRKTQLVVDAVKASIENGFEPVEVIY, encoded by the exons atggcaGAGTCATCGCCTGCACGTTTTGGTATATTATGTTGCGCTGAAATAGCTCGTAAAGTATCACGCGCCATCGCACTTACTCCAAATGCCACTATCTCCGCCATTGGCAGCCGTACGATAGAAAAAGCAACGGCATTTGCTAAGGAAAACGGGTATCCGTCAACTACGAAGGTTTATGGGAGTTATGAGGCCGTTCTGGATGATCCTGAAGTGGATGTCGCGTACATTCCCCTTCCGACTAGCATGCATGTGAAATGGGCTGTGTTGGCAGCCCAGAAGAAGAAGCACGTTTTGTTGGAGAAGCCGGTTGCGTTGAACGTGAAGGAGCTGGATGCGATACTGGAAGAGTGTGAGTCGAATGGGGTGCAGTACATGGATGCTACTATGTGGATGCATCATCCTCGTACTGCTATCATGAAAGAGTTTCTCTCTGATTCTCAGCGTTTTGGACAACTCAAATGG GTACATAGCACTTATACCTTTCTTGGAAACTCGGAGTTTCTTAAGAATGACATTCGTGTAAAGGCGGATCTTGATGGTCTAGGCGCTCTAGGAGATGCTGGTTGGTACACTATTTGTGCAATATTGTGGGCTACTGATTACGAGTTGCCCAAAACAGTGACAGCTTTACGTGGTCCAGAATGGAATGAAGCTGGAGTTATCCTATCTTGTGGCGCTTCTTTGAATTGGAAAGACGGAAAGGTAGCATCTTTTTATTGTTCGTTTTTAACCAATACGGCCATGGATATTGTTGTTAGTGGAACCAAAGGTAACTTGCGTGTCCATGACTTTGTAATTCCATTCCAAGAGAATGTGGCTCCGTTTTACACAGTGGAAGGTTCGAGATTTGGTGAACTTGCTATATCGATTCAACCTGCACCAAGTGAGCAACAAGTCAGGATAGATCTTCCTCAAGAGGCTTTCATGATAAAGGAGTTCTCTAACCTGGTCGGAAATATCAAAGAGAAAGGTTGTAAACCTGACCACAAGTGGCCAACAATTAGTAGAAAGACACAACTTGTGGTGGATGCTGTCAAGGCATCAATTGAAAATGGTTTCGAGCCTGTTGAGGTCATCTATTAA
- the LOC107853495 gene encoding uncharacterized oxidoreductase At4g09670: MSDSSPVRFGILGCANIARKASRAIALAPNAVISAVGSRSFEKATAFAKENGYPSTTKIYGSYEAVLDDPEVDAVYVPLPTSLHVKWAALAAQKKKHVLLEKPVALNVKELDVILEECESNGVQFMDATMWMHHPRTAKMKEFLSDSQRFGHLKSVHSTVAYFGDTEFLKNNIRVKADLDALGALGDVGWYCIRAILWITDYELPKTVTALRDPKLNEVGVILSCGASLSWKDGRIATFYCSLLTNIAMDIVASGSKGNLRVHDFVIPFQENVAPFYTVENSRFGELATVIHPAPTEQQVGTDLPQEALMVKKFSDLVGSIKGKDYKPDKKWPTISRKTQLVVDAVKASIEKGFEPVEVIY; this comes from the exons ATGTCAGATTCATCGCCCGTACGTTTCGGCATATTAGGTTGCGCTAACATAGCGCGTAAAGCATCACGCGCCATCGCGCTTGCTCCAAACGCCGTTATCTCCGCCGTCGGCAGCCGTAGCTTTGAAAAAGCAACGGCGTTTGCAAAGGAAAACGGGTATCCGTCAACGACGAAGATTTACGGGAGTTATGAGGCCGTTCTGGATGATCCGGAAGTGGATGCCGTCTACGTTCCTCTACCGACGAGCCTGCATGTGAAGTGGGCTGCGTTGGCGGCGCAGAAGAAGAAGCACGTTTTATTGGAGAAGCCGGTTGCGTTGAACGTGAAGGAGCTGGATGTGATACTGGAAGAGTGTGAATCTAATGGAGTGCAGTTCATGGATGCTACTATGTGGATGCATCATCCTCGTACTGCTAAAATGAAAGAGTTCCTCTCCGATTCTCAGCGTTTTGGACACCTCAAATCG GTACATAGCACTGTTGCTTATTTTGGTGACACGGAGTTTCTTAAGAATAACATTCGTGTAAAGGCTGATCTTGATGCTCTAGGTGCCCTAGGCGATGTTGGTTGGTACTGTATACGCGCAATCTTGTGGATTACTGATTATGAATTGCCCAAAACAGTGACAGCTCTGCGTGATCCAAAACTAAATGAAGTTGGAGTTATCTTATCTTGTGGCGCTTCTTTGAGTTGGAAAGACGGAAGGATAGCAACTTTTTACTGTTCGCTTTTAACCAATATTGCCATGGATATCGTTGCTAGTGGATCCAAAGGAAATTTGCGGGTTCATGACTTTGTAATTCCATTTCAAGAAAATGTTGCTCCGTTTTACACGGTGGAAAATTCAAGGTTTGGTGAACTTGCTACTGTGATTCATCCTGCACCAACTGAGCAACAAGTCGGGACAGATCTTCCTCAAGAGGCTCTCATGGTAAAGAAGTTCTCTGACCTGGTTGGAAGTATCAAAGGGAAAGATTATAAACCAGACAAGAAGTGGCCAACAATTAGTAGAAAGACACAACTTGTGGTGGATGCTGTCAAGGCATCAATTGAGAAAGGTTTCGAGCCCGTTGAGGTCATCTATTAG